The window TTTGCTGTATAAAGCGCGGCGCCGTCGGCTACCGGATATGGGGCGGGGGTGCCTGCCGGTGTGCCGGTGGTCAGAACATACGCCGAGAGAATTATTGCTGCTAGAGAAATCGATCCCTTGAACTTCGTGCTGTTTTTCATGTGGCTGCTATTTCTCCTCGGGTTCGTCATTGTAGTGTTGGTGTATGAGATGAACACAAACCAAAGTCTGTTGTACCGCCTCATTCTTGGACCGCCGATGATAGCAAGTCACGGCCTAAAAACCAAACATCAAGCTCGCCGCTCCAGCCGAGCCCGCATCGGTCTACGAGCACCTCAGGACCCACCTCCAACAGCATCGAAATGATGTGCGCGGGGCGCTCCAGCCGTCGAAACTTCAACGCTGCGAGTTCTTGAACGTTTCGCTATTTCGCGCCGGCTTTTGCAAGCGCTTCTGCGACGTTGGCGTGGTTTTCGCGCTTGGCGTACATCAAAGCGGTGTAGCCGTACTTGTCCTTCGCGTTCACGTTTGCGCCTTTGTCGATCAAGGCCTGCGCTGCATCGGCGTGACCCCAGTTGGCTGCGAGTATGAGCGCAGTCCGGCCCTCTTTATCCTTATCATCAAGGCCGGCGCCTTTTTCGAGCAACGCCTTCACAACCTCGGCGCGATTGTTTGAAGCGGCCTCAATCAACGCCGTCGAGCCATCCTTGCTCTTCGAGTTCAGGTTCGCACCCTTCTCCAGCAGCGCCAGCACAACCTGAATGTGGCCAGGTCCTGCCGCCTCAATCAAGGCAGTGTGGTCCTCCTTGTCTTTTGCATTGGCGTCGGCTCCTTTTTCAAGAAGCAGCTTCGCGGCATCAAGGCGGCCCAGGAATGCCGCGTCCATCAACGCGGTTTTACCGTCGGCGCTTCTCGCGTTGACATCTATGCCCTTGGCAAGCTCCGCGCGCAGAGCATCGACGTCTCCTCTCTTGGCTGCCGCGTGCAGTTCCGCTGAAGCGTCTTGAGCGTAGGCTGCCGTCGGAATGAGCAGCGCGAATAACAAAGCCGCGACCAGGCAGCCTTGATGAAGAACCGTCGTACCGATTCGATGTTGTGCGCGCCGAACGGAAGAAAGAGGCACAAAGGCTACACTGAATGTCGAGTCTCGATTCATGACCCTACCTCCACCTTGCCGGGCGGCCAGTTCGGTCTGCTGATGGCCGCGTCACCGCCGCAGAGGCGCCAGCTCGGAGTTATTCACGCGAGCAAGCTCTCTTACCGCAATGCTACTCCCGCAAGATCCTTTAGATTCGATTCCGGCCGGTATGCTGTTAGAAGCAGCATTTGGCTCGTTAGATGGCTCTCTTTTACATCTAAACGTTTTGGGTGTCAATCTTCAGGCATTGGAAAGGAGGTCGCTATTTGGCCTGCCGCGTAGCGCTACTTGTCGATAGACGAAATCGGTGCGAATCCGTCAAGCCCGCGTCATCGGCGGTCTATGAGTTCGTAAGCATCGCATTGCCCGCGCCGCATAGACCACGGATGACACTTGATTCGGCCGATTCACGCGGATACCCCGTTTACTACTGAAGCGCATGCTACAGGCCACTAGTTGCTTCACCGGCGCCATTCATCTATCAACGAAGCGACCAGCGCGCTCCAGCCCGTCTGGTGCGAAGCGCCCACGCCCGCCCCATTGTCTCCGTGAAAATACTCGTAGAACAAAATGTAGTCGCGCCAATGCGGGTCTTCCTGAAACTTCTTCGTCCCGCCGTAGACCGGCCGGATGCCCTCTTCATTCCTGGTGAATATTCGGATCAGCCGATTGGCAATGCCTTCTGCTATCTCGGTCAAGGTCGCCTCGCGGCCCGATCCATCCGAGAGCGGCACACTGAAGTGCGGTCCGTATGCCTTGCCAAGTTTTCTGAGCGACTCGATCATCAAGAACGACGTTGGAAACCACACCGGGCCCCGCCAGTTCGAGTTGCCGCCTTTTATCTTGTTGTCCGACTCTGCCGGTTCGTAGCGCACTTCGCTGTTGCCGAACACATACGGGTGCTGCTCGTGATACTTCGACAGGCTGCGGATTCCGTAGTCGGATAGAAACTCGGCCGGATCGATCAGTCTCTTAAGAATCTGTTTGGTTTGATCCTGGTCGACAATCGCCAGAACGTGCACGTCGACTCCTTCGTGCTGTATGTGGTAACAGACGCGCTCCACCAGCTCCGGCCTGTTTTCGGTGAACCATTCAAGGTTGGAGCTGAACTCTGGAAAGCCCTTCATCCACTCAACCTCGAGCCGTTCGATCGCGTATAGCGGAATAAGCCCTACAAGCGAGCGGACGCGAAACTTGTGGAAGCTCCCGTCGGGATAGCGCAGCACGTCGTAGAAAAAACCGTCCTTCTCATCCCACAGCGAATAGTCGCGGCCGCCGCGGTGCTTCATCGCGGCGCCGACGTAGATGTAATGCTGGAAGAACTTCGTCGCAAGACCCTCGTAGACTTTGTGCTCCTTCGCAAGCTCGAGCGCGATGCGCATCAGGTTCAAGCAGAACATCCCCATCCATCCGGTCGCGTCGCTCTGTTCCAGCACGACACCGGCTTGAAGCTTTTCACTCCGGTCGATCACCGTGATGTTGTCGAGCCCCAGAAAGCCCCCTTCGAAGATGTTGTTGCCCTCGCTGTCTACCTTGTTCACCCACCACGCAAAGTTGATCAGCAGTTTGTGAAAACACTTCTCCAACCAATCGCGATCCGCGCGCCCGGTCCTTATCCGGTCCATGTTATACACTCGCCAACAGGCCCAGGCGTGCACTGGCGGGTTCAGATCCGAGAACTCCCATTCGTAAGCCGGGAGTTGGCCGTTCGGATGCTGGAACTGCTCGAAGAGCATCAGCCACAGTTGCTCCTTGGCGAACTCGGCATCGACAAGCGCCAGCGCCACGGTGTGAAACGCGAGGTCCCATGCGGCAAACCACGGGTACTCCCACTTGTCGGGCATCGAAAGAATGCGCATCGAGTTCAGATGCTGCCAGTGGGCGTTCCGAGCCGAGTGCCGCGATTCGGGCGGAGGGTTACTGGGGTCGTCGCCTTCCATCCATCGATGCACGTCATACAGATAAATCTGCTTGGTCCACAGCAGGCCCGCGAACGCCTGACGCTGAATGCGGCGCTCGTCTTCACTGGCCTTGGCCGGGTGAATGAAGTCGTAAAACTCATCCGCTTCGGCGAGACGCTGCTGGATGACTTTGTTCACACTCTTGAGCGGCGCGTCCAATTGCTCCGAAGTGAGGCGCAACCTTAGGACAATCGAACCGCCTGCGGGAACCATGCGCTCATAGTGTAGGCCCGCCTTCGTGCCCACGCGCGCCGGGTTGATTGCCGCTTCGCCGTTGATGATGTAGCGATGGAATGCATCCTTGTAGTAGGGCTCGGGGCTGGGCGATCCCACAACGTGCGCGCGCGACGGGTTCGTTTCGTTGTTGGTGAACAGCATCTCGGCGCCGGCGTCCGCATACAGGTAGCGAGGCCCGAGGCTGTAGCTGAATGCAAGGTTTTTCAGTATATGTGCCGTGCAATCGCTGGCTATCAGGCCCTGGTGATCATCGCCCGCGGGACCTGGCGATATTGAAGGCTCGGCGCTCCGCTGATTTGTCCAGCCCCACGTGTTTCTAAACCACAGGTGAGGGATGATGTGAAGCGGCGCGTCTTCAGGTCCGCGATTGAAGGCTTCGATCTTTATGCAT is drawn from Acidobacteriota bacterium and contains these coding sequences:
- a CDS encoding ankyrin repeat domain-containing protein; this translates as MNRDSTFSVAFVPLSSVRRAQHRIGTTVLHQGCLVAALLFALLIPTAAYAQDASAELHAAAKRGDVDALRAELAKGIDVNARSADGKTALMDAAFLGRLDAAKLLLEKGADANAKDKEDHTALIEAAGPGHIQVVLALLEKGANLNSKSKDGSTALIEAASNNRAEVVKALLEKGAGLDDKDKEGRTALILAANWGHADAAQALIDKGANVNAKDKYGYTALMYAKRENHANVAEALAKAGAK
- a CDS encoding glucosidase; this encodes MNDNPDEKTPPPTKEHARLRENVGLVPPWRRWGPYVTERAWGTVREDYSANGNAWEYLTHDMARSRAYRWGEDGLAGICDRYQLLVFALALWNGRDPILKERAFGLVPSEGNHGEDVKEYYFYLDSTPSHSYMKYLYKYPQAEFPYRRLIDENRSRGGRGFEYELLDTGVFDEDRYFDIVVEYAKASPEDICIKIEAFNRGPEDAPLHIIPHLWFRNTWGWTNQRSAEPSISPGPAGDDHQGLIASDCTAHILKNLAFSYSLGPRYLYADAGAEMLFTNNETNPSRAHVVGSPSPEPYYKDAFHRYIINGEAAINPARVGTKAGLHYERMVPAGGSIVLRLRLTSEQLDAPLKSVNKVIQQRLAEADEFYDFIHPAKASEDERRIQRQAFAGLLWTKQIYLYDVHRWMEGDDPSNPPPESRHSARNAHWQHLNSMRILSMPDKWEYPWFAAWDLAFHTVALALVDAEFAKEQLWLMLFEQFQHPNGQLPAYEWEFSDLNPPVHAWACWRVYNMDRIRTGRADRDWLEKCFHKLLINFAWWVNKVDSEGNNIFEGGFLGLDNITVIDRSEKLQAGVVLEQSDATGWMGMFCLNLMRIALELAKEHKVYEGLATKFFQHYIYVGAAMKHRGGRDYSLWDEKDGFFYDVLRYPDGSFHKFRVRSLVGLIPLYAIERLEVEWMKGFPEFSSNLEWFTENRPELVERVCYHIQHEGVDVHVLAIVDQDQTKQILKRLIDPAEFLSDYGIRSLSKYHEQHPYVFGNSEVRYEPAESDNKIKGGNSNWRGPVWFPTSFLMIESLRKLGKAYGPHFSVPLSDGSGREATLTEIAEGIANRLIRIFTRNEEGIRPVYGGTKKFQEDPHWRDYILFYEYFHGDNGAGVGASHQTGWSALVASLIDEWRR